The genomic region ACCTGTGAAAACTATAACGGACAACTCACGGGAAATAAGGGTGTTCACAAAAGATGGGAAGCAAATATGGTAGAAGAGTTTTTGCTGGACGCAATGAACACCTCCGGCAGATTAATCGGTTTTGATGACCCTGTTTCCCAGGCGTTTCTAATTGTTGAAGAATCTTTTCCCCATGTTAGTACCATCCTTGCAGCCGAAACCAAGGCTCGAGAAACAATTCCTGTCCAATCCAGGTCTACAATCTCAGATTGGAAAGTGTCCATGTTTGGAAGTGAGTATATTAGGGTTCTTTACGATGAAACCGGGGTACTGGCCGTCTCTCGGATGGAAATGGCTTCCCTCCGTGTGGCATCTTACTGGCATTCGGCCTGGGTGGCGGCGGGGAAACCGTCACCGCCGACCCGTTGAACCCTTAACAAAGAAATCTCATGGGTTCACATTTTTCATTGACTGCTGAAACTGTTGACGGCGGGCAGTCTGATATATTTTCCGTCTCCCAGATTACAGCAGAGATTAAGGCGTTGCTTGATGGGGCGTTTCCGGCTGTCTGGGTTGAAGGGGAAATTTCAAACTTTACCCATCATTTTGCTTCAGGGCATATGTACTTCACGCTGAAGGACGAAAAAGCCGAGCTGAGAGCAGCCATGTTCAGGGGATATAATGAACATCTGAAGTTCCCTGTGGAAAACGGAATGATGGTTTTGGCCAATGGGGATATTTCTGTTTATGAGGCAAGAGGTCAGTATCAGCTGCTGGTTAGACGCATGGAACCAGCAGGAGTGGGAACGCTTTATCTTGCCTTCGAGGCACTAAAAAAAAAGCTGGAAGGTGAGGGCCTTTTTGACGAAAGTCGTAAGCAATCGTTACCTCCTTACCCTTTCCGGATCGGCATTGTCACCTCTGGTTCAGGTGCGACAATTCAGGATATAAGGAATGTTCTATCGAGACGGGCACCTCATTTAGAACTGATCCTTCGCCCCACACTGGTCCAGGGTAACGCTGCAGCCGAGGATATTATTTCAGCAATTGGTGAATTAGAGAAGATAGGTGACCTTGATTGTATAATTGTGGGTCGAGGAGGCGGATCGTTGGAAGATCTATGGGCTTTCAATGAAGAGAAAGTGGTGAGGCGTATTGCTGCCGCCACTGTCCCAATCATCTCCGCTATTGGTCACGAGACTGATTTGACGCTGTCAGATTTTTCTGCTGACCTCAGGGCGCCCACGCCTTCAACTGCTGCCGAACTGGTGTCTCCAGCCTTAAGTGATATTAGAAGTGGCCTGGATGAAGTTGCTTGGAGACTGGGGGAAGGTCTGAAAAATAGAGTCCAATCCTCGTGGCAGCAGCTTGACGGACAGGTTTCTCGCTACGGTTTTCAGCAACCGAGAGTTCTACTGGAGCGCGGAACTGAGTATTTGAATGAGACGGCAGAGCGTCTCGCCCGGAATGTGCGGGTGATCCTGGCTATGAAAAATGCTAACCACGGTTCTGTTAGTGGAAGACTTTCTGCTGTAAACCCAACGGCCATTCTCGAAAGAGGTTATGCGATTCCATATACCCTTCCAGATAAAAGGAATCTAAAGAGTGTTAGAGGCGTCAAAAAGGGAGATCGGTTTTCTCTTCATCTTTCCGATGGAAAATTGGAAAGTGAAGTGAAGAAAATCAGTAAAGACAGGAAGTAAACGTGAGAATTGATAAAGAGACCTTAACTTCATCATTAGTGATAATTTGTTATGACTAAAAAGAAATCTCTCAAGTTCGAAGATTCTATGAAACGTCTCGAAAAAATCGTTGATCAGTTGGAAGGTGACTCTGCCTCTCTGGAAAAAAGTCTTAAACTGTTTGAAGAAGGGATGAAGCTGACGGAAGAGTGTCGAAAAATGCTTGAAGAGGCAGAGGAAAAGATAAAGAATCTGCTTGGTGAGGAAGACTGAATGAAAGTTGCATTCTGGGGGAATACCCAAAAAGAAGTTTTCTGGGAGCTTCTCCCAGAGTTGACCTCTTGGCTTCAAGAGAGGGGACAGAAAGTATTTTTCACCACCCACATTCATAAACGGCTTGAGGACAAGTCAAAATTCAATTACAGCATCATAGAAGAAGCAGACGATTTCAAGAATGTGGATTTCGTTTTAGCCATGGGTGGTGATGGAACCATCCTGTCGGCTGCCCGGGGTGTTGAACATCGTGGCACCCCTATTTTTGGTGTCCATCTCGGCGGCCTCGGTTTCCTGGCGGAAGGGACAATTGAAAATATGTACACACGTCTGGAATCAATCATCGCCGGGAACTACACCACTTTCCCTAGGATTCTTGTTGAGGCAGTCATCGAAGGAGATACGAACACCACTGTCACGGCATTGAATGACCTTGTCATAGACGCCGGGGAGGGGTTTCGACTTATGAAATGCTCTCTTTTTTCGGAGGGGCATTTTATCACATCTTATTCTGCCGACGGGCTCATCATTGCCACGCCTACTGGTTCTACAGCTTACAATCTGGCGGCGGGTGGTCCCATAGTGGCGCCATGGCTATCCCTTTTCACCGTCACACCTATATGTCCTCATACACTCTCATCCCGTCCTATCGTATTGCCTGCTAAAAATGATCTCACTATAACCTTCCTTGAAGAGGAACCCGGTGCCCGCCTCACTGTAGATGGTCAGTTGGAGTATTCTATCCCAGCAAATGGTCGAGTGGTGGTCCGAAAGGCGGACTATGAGGTAAATATGATCACCTTTGAAGACAGTGACTATTACCAGACCCTAAGGACGAAAATGGGATGGGGTCAAAACAACAGCGGCCATCAATCATAGGAAATCGGTTGACCAAATTCTACTCTTTTGCCGAAGATAAATACTTAGTATAAAGTTCAGGTCCGCAAGTAAGAAGCGCCGTTTATATCAACGATACACCCTGTCATGAAATCAGTTCCCTCAGACGCTAGTAGGACCGCTGCCCGAGCCACCTCTTCTGGCTTGGCCACTCGTCCAAAGGGACTCTGATTCTTTATTGAATTTCCTTCTGGGCCTTCTAAGATTGGGGATACCCGCTCAGTTTCTACATACCCCGGCGCTAGTGTATAGATAAAAATGTTGTGTTTGATAAGTGCCTGGGCCATGGATTGGCCGAAAGAGTTGATACCTGCCTTGCTGGCGCCGTAAGCAGGAGCAGTGGGTTCACCTCTAAAAGCGCCTCGGGAAGAAATATTGACAATTTTTCCACCCCCACGTTTTTTCATTTGTTGGATGGCACAGAATGAAACATTGGTGTGACCCACAAGATTTGTACCAAGCGTGCGATCCCAAATGGCTACCCACTCCTCATAAGATAAATCGTCAAAGTTGAACTGTTCAATTAAAGCAGCATTGTTCACAAGGATATCCATACGGTCCATACCGGTAATGACCTCTTCAACGATTCGGCTTGCTTCGTGAGGTAAAGAAATATCACCCTGGACCAGCATATGATCTTTTCCATTTAGACTTTCCAGAGTTTCTCTTCCGCCATTCTCGTTGCTGTGATAATGCACTGCAACAGTGGCGCTTGACTCGGCGAAAGCCTGAGCGATGGCTCTCCCAATCCCGCTGGATGAGCCTGTAACAAGAACTGTTTTCCCTCTGTAATCGATATTCATTTAGTGCCTCTATTTTTCATTTTCATATGTTTCCGTTATTCGGTGCCAAGTGGATTCTATGTTGCTTTGCTCTGTAAGGGGAGAACCCACACAAAGCCTTAGTGTGTACTTGTTATTCAGTTTGGTGTGTGTGAGATACATTTTACCACTGCTGTTCAGCTTAAAGAGAATCGCCTCATTGATCTCATCGCTGGTTTTTGCCCGGAAACAAACCAGATTCAAGGGTGCTGGAGCCATAATTTCAAACCGATCATCTTTCTCAACAAAAGATTTGAAGAGTTGCCCAAGTTCTACACCTTTTCGCACATGTGCTTTAAGTCCTTTTAGGCCGTAGTGTCTAATAACAAACCAAAGCTTTAACGCCCGGAACCGCCGACCCAGCGGAATCTGCCAGTCGCGATAATCGATGACAGCATCGGATTTGCTTGGTTTGTTTTTCAGATACTCAGGTAGGATGGAAAGCGTGGTCAATAGTGCTTTTCTATTGGAAACAAAGAAAGCGTCGCAATCAAAATTTGTCAGCATCCATTTGTGGGGATTAAAGCAGTAACTGTCCGCCATTTCCAACCCCTCATGAACCCAGCGAAACTCTGGGCACAGTGCCGCTGTTCCTGTCATAGCCGCATCCACATGGAGCCAGATATTTTTTTCTTTACAGATTCTCCCTATCTGAGGCAGCGGATCAAAGGCAGTAGATGAAGTGGTTCCGGAAGTAGCACAAACAAAGGCCGGTTTTTTCCCGTTCTTTAGGTCTTCCTCTATTGTCGCGGACAATGTCTCACTCTTCATGGCGAAAGTTTCATCTACTTCTATAAGCCTCAGGTTATCTTTTCCCAAGCCTGCAATTTTTACAGCTTTCTCTAAGGATGAGTGAGCCTGATTGGAAGTGTAAACTGTCAGTTCACTTTTTACACCGGACTTATTACTCCCATAATCCGTTGCCCGCTCTCGACCCGCCAAAAGGGCGCAAAGAGTGGCACTGGAGGCTGTATCGTGTATCACACCGCCGCCATCTGAGGAAGAGAGAAATTTTTTCGGCAAATCCAGCATCTCCACCAACCAGTCCATTATATGTGTTTCCAGTTCAGTGCAGGCAGGGGAGGTGGCCCACAGCATGCCGTTGACACCGAAGCCCGAGGACAGCAGATCGCCCAAAATGGCTGGACCTGAAGCATTGGCAGGAAAAAAGGCATAAAAGTTAGGGGACTGCCAGTGACTGATGCCGGGGAGTATGATGTCCTCAACATCCTTCATTACATCTTTGAAGGACTCTCCCTTAACAGGAGGATGAGGTGGAAGCTTGCTTCGAACTTCGCCTGGGGCAGCTTGGGACATAACAGGAAACTCGCCAACCTTTTCATAATAGTCGGCAATCCAGTCGATGACCTCTCGGCCCGCCTTTCGAAACTCCTCCGGCGTCATATCTGTGCCCTTGGGCAAAGGTTTATAATTTCCCGAAAAGTTGTCTGTGCCGGCGCAACATGCAGTCATTCACCACCACCAAAAGGCCGGCATCTTCAGCTAGTTTTGTGGCTTCTTGATTGATAACTCCATCCTGAAGCCAAAGGGCCTTGGCACCGATCTCAACCGCCGCTTCGGAAATGGGAACCGTATGTTCCGGTCTACGGAACACATCCACAACGTCTACTTGCTCTTGAATGGATTGAAGATCTGGATAGCAGACCATTCCAGAAATATTATTTTGGCCTGGGTTCACAGGTATAATCTTATAACCATTTGTTTTAAGGTACATAGCTACGTAATGGCTGGGCCGTTCCGGTTTGGGACTCATCCCTACCACAGCAACAGTTTTCATATTAAAGATTTGCTCGATGGTTTCTGGTTCGTTCATCACTTCCTGAAAAAGTTTCTGACAATATATGAAGCAATCTTTGGATTTTCTTTGAATCGTCTGATGGCATAAGTGTGCCACTGATCCCCGAAGGGAATGTAGTAACGTACCTTGTGGCCATCCTCCAATAGTTGTTCAAGCCTGTTTCCCATAGGGACGCCGTAGAGTACCTGGAACTCGTAGCTGTCCTTGGAAATAGCTTGATTTTCGATCCATGTCTCAAGTGTATCAATCAGATAGATATCGTGAGTGGCGATGCCGATAAAGGCTTCGTCCAAAAGACCGGCTTGAACCAGCTTTATATAATTTTCCCTGATTTCTTCTCTGTTGTGAAAAGCCGACTCTTCCGGCTCCCGGTATATTCCCTTACAGATTCGCACATTGAAATTGTCACCGTTCAATCGCTTGAGGTCGGTTTCACTACGATGAAGATATGCTTGAAGGACTGGCCCAACTCCGGCATATCTTGATTTGCACTTTTCGTAGAGGGAGAGTGTGATGTCTGTGTAGGGCGAATTCTCCATGTCGATGCGGAGGAAGTTGTCTATTCTTTTAGCCGTCTCCAACAGAGCGAACAGATTGTCTTCTGCAAGTTTATCATCATAGCCGAGGCCGAGATGGGTCAGTTTGATGGAGATGTTGCAATCGAGACTCGAATCGGCAATCACTTCGAACAGACGGATATAACTTTCGGTAATCACCTTGGCTTCTTCCACCGATTTTGAATGTTCACCCAGAATGTCCAGGGTCGCAGAGAATCCCAGCTGATTGAGTTCATAAACCACACCGAGTGCGTCCCCTTCGGTATCGCCGGCAACGTACCGCATGGCGAAAGGACGGAGCACATTTCTTGGAAGAAGGGGAAGCAACAAGTTAAGTGAACTGTTCAGAAATCCCATAGAAGCGGGCGAATTTAGCTGAAGAGACCTCCTTCGTCAATCTGTTTTGGGCAAACTGTTTCAAAAATATCACTAGAATTTATATGAGCAATTGCCCACTCTTTATTGAGGGAAATTGCTTTGCATGACCAGAGGGGTGACAATAAATTCACAGCCTGTTTTAAACAGCTCATCATACATGTATAGAGATTTTGGAACCTCGTTCATTTTTATCTTGATTGGCATCGTTCTTGTTGCTGCACCCCTCTTTATTCAGAGGATTCTAGCACCCAGAAACAAAACCTTTGACAAGATGTCAACATACGAGTGCGGGGAAGCAGTAGAGGGCCCTGCCTGGGTCAAGTTCAATATCCGTTTTTATGTGGTAGCACTCATTTTTATCATCTTTGATGTGGAAATTGTTTTCCTTTTTCCGTGGGCCGTTGTCTACAAGGAATTGGGCCTATTTGCTTTTGTAGAGATGTTGATTTTTCTGGGAATACTTTCTCTGGGTCTAGCATATGTTTGGCGGAAAGGTGATTTGGAGTGGGTTAAGGTTTCTGTTCCATACGGCCGTGGCCGTTATCGAAAGCTTACCATTACAGAAGAAACACCTGTACCACCCCCTCCCGCGCCTCAGGAGACAGAGGCCTAGTTAAACCTTCTGAATTGATGGATTTTGTGGGGATTGTCGAAAGTATCAATGCGAAGTTCGGGAAGGACTTTGCATCCATTGATGAAGAAGTTTCAGAAGAAACTGTTAGAATAACGCCAGAGCAGTGGGGGCAACTAGCCCCGTTTCTTCGGGAAGAGCCGGAACTTTTCTTTGATGCCATGATGTGTATCACAGGCATTGATGAGGGGGAAGATAGTGAAAATCTGGCTGTCGTTTATAACCTCCACTCCATGAAGCACAATCACAAACTGGAGGTCTATGTTTCTACGTTAAAGAACGACCCAAAGGTTCCTTCAGTAGAGCAGATTTGGCGAATTGCCGACTGGTTCGAAAGGGAAGTTTTCGATATGTATGGTATAGAATTTGATGGGCATCGTGACTTGCGCAGAATTTTGCTTCCCAGCGACTGGGAGGGTTTTCCGCTTCGCAAAGATTATGAATTTCCTGAAACGTGGCACGGAATTGTTGTTAATAAGATGAAAGAGGGATGGGAATAGCTGTCGAAAAGGAACTGGGTGCTTTCAGGGGCGAAGAGATGGTCCTCAATATCGGGCCGCAGCATCCAAGCACGCACGGGGTGCTTCGACTCAAGGTCCACACCGATGGTGAAATCATAACAAAGATCATACCCTACATAGGATATCTTCACAGGTGCTTTGAGAAGCATTGTGAAAACCTTACCTACGAGCAAGCGATTCCCTTTACAGACCGTTGTGATTACATCGGCTCCATGAACAACAATTTTGGTTATGCCGTTGCTGTGGAACAGTTAATGGAGATCAAAGTCCCGGAAAAGGTGGAGTTCATGCGGGTCATTGTAGCTGAAATGAACCGCATCTCCAGTCATTTGTTGGCCTTGGGCACTTTTGGACTTGATGTGGGCGCGTTTACTCCCTTCCTTTACTGTTTTCGTGATCGTGAAAGAATCCTTGATCTATTTGAGATGCTTTGTGGCGCCCGATTGCTTTACAACTACATTTGGGTGGGTGGTGTTTCTCATGATTTCCCTGTTGGGTGGGTGGAGAAGACATATGATTTTCTTGATTACTTTGAACCCAAGATCAACGAGTATAACGAACTTCTCACCTACAATAAAATTTTCATTGAGCGTTCAGCCGATATTGGCGTAATTCCATCCGATATTGCCGTGAGCTACGGTGTAACGGGTCCCAATCTGCGTGGCTCGGGGATACGATGGGATTTGAGAAAAGATGATCCTTACAGCATTTATGACCGTTTTGATTTTGACATTCCTATAGGTACTGGTGCAATGGGCTCCGTGGGTGATTGCTGGGATAGGTATTACGTTCGCGTCAGAGAGCTGGAAGAGTGTATAAAGATCATTCGTCAGGCTCTGGATGGAATGCCTCGTGATGGCGATGTTCATGCCACTTTACCAAAAAAGATTAGACCAAAATCGGGCCATGTTTACAGCAGGACTGAGAGTCCCCGCGGCGACCTCGGTTATTACATTGTCAGCGATGGAAGTGATATACCTTCCAGACTTAAACTGAGGTCACCGGCCTTTACAGCCTTAAGTTGCCTGGACGAAATTGCCCGAGGATGGATGATCTCTGATGTGATCGCTATTCTGGGTTCATTAGATATTGTACTGGGAGAGATCGATCGCTGATGGTTGATTATTTTCTCGAAATATTTTCTGGAATTCCATTTCTAGCATTTTCGCCTAATCTTTCATTCGTTCTGGCTGCAACCCTAGCAGGGCTTCCCTTATTTTTATTTATGGCGGTAAATGCTCTGGTTGCTGTCTATGCAGAGCGGAAAGTATCAGCCTTCATGCAGGATAGGTTGGGACCCATGGGCCAAGGTGTAGGTCTTCATGCAGGAAAATGGGGAATTCTTCAGACTGCGGCTGATGCTGTAAAGCTTATGACAAAAGAGGATATTATCCCGGCTACAGCAGATAGAAAGCTTTTTGTGATGGCTCCTTTCATTCTTTTTATCGGTTCTTTTTTGGCTTTTGCGGCACTTCCTTTTAATGAGCATGTGGTAGCAGCTGACTTCAATATTGGTCTATTCTACATTCTTGCAATGGGGTCGGTGGGTGTCATTGGTATCATCCTTGCAGGCTACAGTTCCAACAATAAATGGTCCCTCTACGGTGCAATGCGCTCCGCGGCGCAAATTGTAGGTTATGAGATTCCGGCAGGTTTGTCGCTGCTAACTGTGATAATGCTTTCAGGAAGCCTTGCTTTTAAAGATATTGTTGCTGCACAAACAGGCACTACCCTTGCTGTATTACCGAATTGGTTCATCTTTGATAACCCTTTTACTTTTGTCGCTTTCTGGCTTTTTTTCATTGCTGGTTTAGCTGAGGTTAACCGAACGCCTTTTGATTTACCTGAAGCTGAATCGGAACTAGTGGCCGGTTTCCATACCGAATACTCAGGCATGCGCTGGTCGTTCTTCTTCCTGACAGAATATGCCAATATGTTTATTGTGGCCGGTGTTGCCTCTCTTGTTTTTCTCGGTGGCTGGCTTAGTCCCATCCCCGGTTACTTTCAAGGGAATCTCTGGGGTATTTTCTGGTTTCTGTCAAAGGCTTCTTTTCTGATTTTTGTCATGATGTGGTTTCGTTGGACGTTTCCACGGTTGCGCACAGATCAACTCATGCGTTTGTGTTGGAAGTTTTTCCTACCTGCTTCGTTCGTAACCATCATTGGTGTTGGTTTCTGGGACCTATTATTGAGGTAATATTTTGAACTATCTATCTAATATCTGGGAAACAATTTCATCAATGTTTATAGGCATGAAGGTGACCATTGGGCACATGTTTAAGATCAGACGCGGAAATGTAACTCTTCAATATCCCGTAGAGCGCTGGCCCCAACCTGATCGTCACATCGGTTTCAGAGAAGACAGTTACAATGTGATTCGTTCCCGTCTCACCGTGGACATGGACGACTGCATCGGTTGTTTGAAGTGTGAACGTGCTTGTCCCGTTGACTGTATCAAGATTGAAACAGAAAAAGTTGATAAGGGTGCAGATATTCCAGAAGCTAATCACCGCGGTGTTACCTCACATGGAACCCAAAAAAGACTTCTTGTTACACGGTTTGATATCGATATGACTGAGTGTTGTTATTGCAACCTTTGCGTATACCCATGTCCTGAGGAATGTATTTTCATGGTGGGTGGGCCAAACTCAAGCAAGCATGAGATCGATTACGAATTTTCAGAATATGATCGTGGTGATATGATTTATCGTTTTGCGAAAGTTCCAACGGATGTTATCCAAACGTACGCAGAAACTAAAGATGATAAGGTGGAAGAGGCCGGATAAGTGACTGGTACGTCATTTATTTTTTGGATTGTTGCTTTAGTTACAGTTGCATCCGCCGCAATGGTGGTATTTTCAAAAAACCTCATTTATTCAGCTATGGCCCTACTGTTTACTCTTATGGGTGTTGCTGGGCTCTACGTCTTCCTATGGGCGGACTTTATCGCTGTGACTCAGATTCTCATTTACGTGGGGGGGATACTGGTGCTCATCATTTTCGGTATTATGCTCACTCATAGGATCACCAACGTCAGGCTGTCCCATTCCTCTATCCAGCAGGGTGTTGGGGGTGCCATCGTTTTGGTGATTTTTCTGGGGCTTACATCCATGATTCTTAAGGCACCGTGGTACAGGGCCACAGCTGTTGAGCCTCAGGAAACTGTCCGCCAGATAGGTCGGTTACTGATGATCGATTATCTGCTGCCGTTTGAAGTTGCCTCTGTCTTACTTCTTGCCGCACTTATGGGTGCTGCTCTTTTGTCCAGGAAGGTGGACTGATGGTGGATCTCAACAGTTATCTGGTTATCGGCGCCCTGCTTTTCTCACTGGGGCTTTTTGGTGTCATTACACGACGGAATGGTGTGGCGGTGCTTATGGGAGTGGAATTGATCCTTAACGCGGCCAATGTCAATTTTATAGCCTTTGCCCGGTTTGGCGGTATGGATTTTTCCGGCCATGTCTTTGCTCTGTTTGTCATCGTTATGGCGGCGGCGGAAGCGGCGGTGGCCCTGGCCATCATTTTGAATATTTTTAACAACATGGGAACCATCAACATTGATGAAGCCGATCAGCTGAAACAGTAGTGGTCAACTACGGTATAGCAATTCTTCTCCTGCCCCTTCTGGCCTTTGTGGCCCAGATTTTTGTGGGGAAGCGCCTTCCGAGAAATGGCGACTGGGTTTCCGTCGGGGCGGTGGCTCTAACGCTCTGTCTCTCCCTGGCAATGTTTGGCGTTATGTTGGTGAAATATGATCCTGAATTTTCTGTTGATCAGACTTGGACTTGGTTCGATCTTGGTTCGCTGAAAGTTCAAATAGGTATTCTTATAGATAACGTCACTGTTGTGATGCTCCTTGTGGTCTCTCTCGTTTCAACACTGGTTCATGTCTACTCCACAGCCTACATGGAAGGCGATCTGCGGTACTCCCGTTATTTCGCTTTCCTTTCACTTTTCACTTTCTCCATGAACGGTATCATTCTTGCTAACAGTCTTCTCGGAATCTATATTTTCTGGGAGTTGGTAGGTCTCAGTTCTTATCTCCTTATCGGACACTGGTTTGAGAAAGATTCGGCATCTGATGCCGCCAAGAAAGCATTTCTTGTTAACAGGGTGGGTGATATTGGCATGTTCATCGGTATCATGCTCTTTTTCACTGCCACCGGTTCCTTTCTATTCAGAGATGTTTTCGCCGGGGTGGAAAGTGGCCTTCTGTCTACAGAAACCCTCACCATTGCCGGACTCTGTCTGTTCGCCGGTGCTATCGGAAAATCGGCTCAGTTTCCGCTTCATGTCTGGTTGCCTGACGCTATGGAAGGCCCCACGCCCGTCAGTGCTCTCATACATGCTGCTACTATGGTGGCAGCCGGTGTCTATCTAACGTTCCGTCTTTTTCCCATTTTTACGCCGGCAGCGCTCACCGTCATCGCTTACATCGGTGGGTTCACCGCTATTTTTGCAGCAATCATTGCCGTAACACAGAATGATATTAAAAAGGTGCTAGCCTACTCAACGGTGAGTCAGCTCGGCTATATGATTCTGGCTATGGGCGTGGGGGCGTACACCTACGGACTTTTTCATCTTGTGACTCATGCTGCCTTCAAAGCGGGGCTTTTTCTCTGTAGCGGCAGTGTAATTCACGCCATGCATCACGCCTACCATGAACTCCATGATCATGAGTCCGATCCGCAGGATATGCGAAACATGGGTGGTATGAAGAGTAAGATGAAAACCACTTATCTCACCATGCTCATCTGCACGGTTGCGCTGGCAGGTGTTCCATTTACATCAGGTTTTCTCTCTAAGGATGCCATCCTTGCCGGCACGCTGTCTTTTACCATGCATCATCCTGAGCATTTCTTGCTGGCTTTGTTTGGATTTGGCGCTGCTTTTTTGACGGCTTTCTATATGTTCAGATTGGTCTTCATGACTTTTTACGGTGAACCTGTTCGGCGGGAAGTGTATGATAATATACACGAGTCGCCATCGGCCATGACGGCGCCTTTGGTGACCCTAGCCACACTGTCATTTTTTCTATTCTTCACTCTGCCGTATTTCAACCCGTTTTCTGATCACGGCTGGTTCACGGTGCTTATCGAGGCACAGGACTCCGTTGTGCCGGGGCACCTTAACCCCCCGGCCAACGAAATTGCGGGAGAGATGCATCATGCTCATATGCCGGCCATGTTCTTGTCAATTCTAATCGCCTTCAGCGGCATTGGCTTGGCGGTGCTCATGTATCTGCAAAAGCGAATCTCCGCCGATGATATGGCGGTGAAGCTGGCCCTGCCGTACAAACTTTCTTTTAACAAATTCTTTGTTGATGAAACGTATCAGCGTTATCTCATCAACCCTTCGCTTATCTTAGCCCGAATGATAGCCTTTGTCGATTGGGAGCTTTATGACAAATATATCGTGAACGGTTTCGGCAAGGTGTCGGTGTGGTTTTCCAGGATTGTGGGCATTCGCTGGGACTATGATATTCTTGATCAGAAGATTGTGGATGGTATAGGCCGGAGCATAAGCTTTTTTGGTTCAGGACTCCGCCTTGTTCAGACGGGAAAGGTTCAGAACTATCTTGTTTGGGTTCTGGCCGGAGTCATCATGATTTATGTCTGGCAAACCATTTAGTTAAAGAGGGAATTGAATCATATGGATTTCAATATTTTGAGTTGGTTGATCTGGGTGCCAGTGGTAGGTGCAATGGTTATTGTTGCTCTTCCCCGGGACAAAGCAGATGTTATCAAATGGGTGGCGGTCGCATTTACCGGGCTTCAACTCATTATTGCCGTCGTGCTCTGGATGAATTTTGATAAAGATTTTGTGGGTTTTCAGTTTATGGAGAAAGCGGCTTGGATTCCGTCTTTTAATATTACTTATATGCTGGGTGTGGATGGTCTTAGTCTCCCTATGGTGGTCCTGACGGCTTTGCTTTCATTCCTCTGCATATTTGTAAGCTGGAATATTGATAAAGCGCTGAAAGGCTATTTTTCTCTTTTCCTTCTTCTGGACGCGGGTATGGTAGGTGTTTTTGTCTCCCTGGACTTTTTTCTCTTCTATGTCTTTTGGGAGGTGATGCTCTTGCCCATGTATTTCCTCATCGGTATATGGGGAGGTCCCCAGCGCGAATATGCCGCCATCAAATTTTTTCTTTACACGCTGTTTGGTTCTGTTCTTATGCTGA from Candidatus Neomarinimicrobiota bacterium harbors:
- the nuoL gene encoding NADH-quinone oxidoreductase subunit L, which codes for MVNYGIAILLLPLLAFVAQIFVGKRLPRNGDWVSVGAVALTLCLSLAMFGVMLVKYDPEFSVDQTWTWFDLGSLKVQIGILIDNVTVVMLLVVSLVSTLVHVYSTAYMEGDLRYSRYFAFLSLFTFSMNGIILANSLLGIYIFWELVGLSSYLLIGHWFEKDSASDAAKKAFLVNRVGDIGMFIGIMLFFTATGSFLFRDVFAGVESGLLSTETLTIAGLCLFAGAIGKSAQFPLHVWLPDAMEGPTPVSALIHAATMVAAGVYLTFRLFPIFTPAALTVIAYIGGFTAIFAAIIAVTQNDIKKVLAYSTVSQLGYMILAMGVGAYTYGLFHLVTHAAFKAGLFLCSGSVIHAMHHAYHELHDHESDPQDMRNMGGMKSKMKTTYLTMLICTVALAGVPFTSGFLSKDAILAGTLSFTMHHPEHFLLALFGFGAAFLTAFYMFRLVFMTFYGEPVRREVYDNIHESPSAMTAPLVTLATLSFFLFFTLPYFNPFSDHGWFTVLIEAQDSVVPGHLNPPANEIAGEMHHAHMPAMFLSILIAFSGIGLAVLMYLQKRISADDMAVKLALPYKLSFNKFFVDETYQRYLINPSLILARMIAFVDWELYDKYIVNGFGKVSVWFSRIVGIRWDYDILDQKIVDGIGRSISFFGSGLRLVQTGKVQNYLVWVLAGVIMIYVWQTI